The proteins below come from a single Lasioglossum baleicum chromosome 20, iyLasBale1, whole genome shotgun sequence genomic window:
- the LOC143218881 gene encoding uncharacterized protein LOC143218881 isoform X2, with protein sequence MTTFEPSDASMLLTVEHKFIIRLDSVQTDAVTNALFARFGGLAYLGETGREFCNRCNSTYMITKRSPRNSESLYHPRHPLSPLYDSNYLPEEDHSEDQMLRQLGQQTLDRGKKNLLPEYRDLCEIYTKKVQLDDSEYEYQPPQYYEVYCKNYPLNGNDRATEKTKQECVNPGFHCVQRSKTLFLVRRRWDSECWEPYAREIASGCDCMWPVSALGDIAVHY encoded by the exons ATGACTACGTTTGAACCCTCTGACGCTTCAATGCTCCTTACCGTGGAACACAAATTCATCATCCGACTAGATTCTGTTCAGACAGATGCCGTGACTAATGCTCTCTTTGCTCGG TTCGGAGGTTTGGCATATTTGGGGGAGACAGGTCGCGAGTTCTGCAATCGATGCAACAGCACCTACATGATAACGAAAAGGTCTCCGAGGAATTCCGAGAGCCTTTATCACCCTCGTCATCCTCTATCTCCTCTGTACGACTCGAACTATCTACCAGAAGAAGACCACTCCGAGGACCAGATGCTCAGACAGCTCGGCCAACAAACATTGGACAGAGGCAAAAAGAACTTGCTACCA GAGTACCGTGATCTCTGCGAGATTTACACTAAAAAGGTGCAGCTGGACGACTCTGAATACGAGTATCAGCCGCCGCAGTACTACGAGGTCTATTGTAAGAATTACCCTTTGAACGGCAACGACCGAGCCACTGAGAAAACGAAGCAG GAGTGCGTTAATCCGGGGTTTCATTGCGTGCAGAGAAGCAAGACCTTGTTCTTGGTAAGGCGACGATGGGACAGCGAGTGTTGGGAGCCTTATGCCAGGGAAATCGCCAGCGGCTGCGATTGTATGTGGCCGGTCTCGGCCCTCGGGGACATAGCTGTTCACTATTAA
- the LOC143218881 gene encoding uncharacterized protein LOC143218881 isoform X1, which produces MTTFEPSDASMLLTVEHKFIIRLDSVQTDAVTNALFARVHCFHSNIRHRWKITCSVICLRRFGIFGGDRSRVLQSMQQHLHDNEKVSEEFREPLSPSSSSISSVRLELSTRRRPLRGPDAQTARPTNIGQRQKELATSQFCTRRLEINVYPVPDFLSSTSASQEYRDLCEIYTKKVQLDDSEYEYQPPQYYEVYCKNYPLNGNDRATEKTKQECVNPGFHCVQRSKTLFLVRRRWDSECWEPYAREIASGCDCMWPVSALGDIAVHY; this is translated from the exons ATGACTACGTTTGAACCCTCTGACGCTTCAATGCTCCTTACCGTGGAACACAAATTCATCATCCGACTAGATTCTGTTCAGACAGATGCCGTGACTAATGCTCTCTTTGCTCGGGTACATTGTTTTCATTCTAATATTCGTCATAGATGGAAAATCACATGCTCCGTAATCTGCC TTCGGAGGTTTGGCATATTTGGGGGAGACAGGTCGCGAGTTCTGCAATCGATGCAACAGCACCTACATGATAACGAAAAGGTCTCCGAGGAATTCCGAGAGCCTTTATCACCCTCGTCATCCTCTATCTCCTCTGTACGACTCGAACTATCTACCAGAAGAAGACCACTCCGAGGACCAGATGCTCAGACAGCTCGGCCAACAAACATTGGACAGAGGCAAAAAGAACTTGCTACCAGTCAGTTCTGTACTCGAAGACTTGAAATAAACGTATACCCCGTGCCCGATTTCTTATCTTCCACATCTGCTTCGCAGGAGTACCGTGATCTCTGCGAGATTTACACTAAAAAGGTGCAGCTGGACGACTCTGAATACGAGTATCAGCCGCCGCAGTACTACGAGGTCTATTGTAAGAATTACCCTTTGAACGGCAACGACCGAGCCACTGAGAAAACGAAGCAG GAGTGCGTTAATCCGGGGTTTCATTGCGTGCAGAGAAGCAAGACCTTGTTCTTGGTAAGGCGACGATGGGACAGCGAGTGTTGGGAGCCTTATGCCAGGGAAATCGCCAGCGGCTGCGATTGTATGTGGCCGGTCTCGGCCCTCGGGGACATAGCTGTTCACTATTAA
- the LOC143218881 gene encoding uncharacterized protein LOC143218881 isoform X3, whose protein sequence is MHRVVYILMFGGLAYLGETGREFCNRCNSTYMITKRSPRNSESLYHPRHPLSPLYDSNYLPEEDHSEDQMLRQLGQQTLDRGKKNLLPEYRDLCEIYTKKVQLDDSEYEYQPPQYYEVYCKNYPLNGNDRATEKTKQECVNPGFHCVQRSKTLFLVRRRWDSECWEPYAREIASGCDCMWPVSALGDIAVHY, encoded by the exons TTCGGAGGTTTGGCATATTTGGGGGAGACAGGTCGCGAGTTCTGCAATCGATGCAACAGCACCTACATGATAACGAAAAGGTCTCCGAGGAATTCCGAGAGCCTTTATCACCCTCGTCATCCTCTATCTCCTCTGTACGACTCGAACTATCTACCAGAAGAAGACCACTCCGAGGACCAGATGCTCAGACAGCTCGGCCAACAAACATTGGACAGAGGCAAAAAGAACTTGCTACCA GAGTACCGTGATCTCTGCGAGATTTACACTAAAAAGGTGCAGCTGGACGACTCTGAATACGAGTATCAGCCGCCGCAGTACTACGAGGTCTATTGTAAGAATTACCCTTTGAACGGCAACGACCGAGCCACTGAGAAAACGAAGCAG GAGTGCGTTAATCCGGGGTTTCATTGCGTGCAGAGAAGCAAGACCTTGTTCTTGGTAAGGCGACGATGGGACAGCGAGTGTTGGGAGCCTTATGCCAGGGAAATCGCCAGCGGCTGCGATTGTATGTGGCCGGTCTCGGCCCTCGGGGACATAGCTGTTCACTATTAA
- the LOC143218881 gene encoding uncharacterized protein LOC143218881 isoform X4, giving the protein MQQHLHDNEKVSEEFREPLSPSSSSISSVRLELSTRRRPLRGPDAQTARPTNIGQRQKELATSQFCTRRLEINVYPVPDFLSSTSASQEYRDLCEIYTKKVQLDDSEYEYQPPQYYEVYCKNYPLNGNDRATEKTKQECVNPGFHCVQRSKTLFLVRRRWDSECWEPYAREIASGCDCMWPVSALGDIAVHY; this is encoded by the exons ATGCAACAGCACCTACATGATAACGAAAAGGTCTCCGAGGAATTCCGAGAGCCTTTATCACCCTCGTCATCCTCTATCTCCTCTGTACGACTCGAACTATCTACCAGAAGAAGACCACTCCGAGGACCAGATGCTCAGACAGCTCGGCCAACAAACATTGGACAGAGGCAAAAAGAACTTGCTACCAGTCAGTTCTGTACTCGAAGACTTGAAATAAACGTATACCCCGTGCCCGATTTCTTATCTTCCACATCTGCTTCGCAGGAGTACCGTGATCTCTGCGAGATTTACACTAAAAAGGTGCAGCTGGACGACTCTGAATACGAGTATCAGCCGCCGCAGTACTACGAGGTCTATTGTAAGAATTACCCTTTGAACGGCAACGACCGAGCCACTGAGAAAACGAAGCAG GAGTGCGTTAATCCGGGGTTTCATTGCGTGCAGAGAAGCAAGACCTTGTTCTTGGTAAGGCGACGATGGGACAGCGAGTGTTGGGAGCCTTATGCCAGGGAAATCGCCAGCGGCTGCGATTGTATGTGGCCGGTCTCGGCCCTCGGGGACATAGCTGTTCACTATTAA
- the LOC143218881 gene encoding uncharacterized protein LOC143218881 isoform X5 has product MITKRSPRNSESLYHPRHPLSPLYDSNYLPEEDHSEDQMLRQLGQQTLDRGKKNLLPEYRDLCEIYTKKVQLDDSEYEYQPPQYYEVYCKNYPLNGNDRATEKTKQECVNPGFHCVQRSKTLFLVRRRWDSECWEPYAREIASGCDCMWPVSALGDIAVHY; this is encoded by the exons ATGATAACGAAAAGGTCTCCGAGGAATTCCGAGAGCCTTTATCACCCTCGTCATCCTCTATCTCCTCTGTACGACTCGAACTATCTACCAGAAGAAGACCACTCCGAGGACCAGATGCTCAGACAGCTCGGCCAACAAACATTGGACAGAGGCAAAAAGAACTTGCTACCA GAGTACCGTGATCTCTGCGAGATTTACACTAAAAAGGTGCAGCTGGACGACTCTGAATACGAGTATCAGCCGCCGCAGTACTACGAGGTCTATTGTAAGAATTACCCTTTGAACGGCAACGACCGAGCCACTGAGAAAACGAAGCAG GAGTGCGTTAATCCGGGGTTTCATTGCGTGCAGAGAAGCAAGACCTTGTTCTTGGTAAGGCGACGATGGGACAGCGAGTGTTGGGAGCCTTATGCCAGGGAAATCGCCAGCGGCTGCGATTGTATGTGGCCGGTCTCGGCCCTCGGGGACATAGCTGTTCACTATTAA
- the Dus3 gene encoding dihydrouridine synthase 3: MAAYTEKCTDECSFDYSEDKQKGVCLIKAEYILEDHVRLSKEETESDKKSASNADNAEEDAVAVDEPPHKKLKNDKKEKHRGQNKARPAPFKAQRQVNLCPRIADQAVDEPERKCDNEHCTFLHDRIEYLKIKPDDIGTECYLFNLTGRCPRGAACRVGSKHLTEDGLNIVDTEKEKEFKKRPPSTKNHLAKDLQTLLRKHKYNFYKAEKIVKVNGPSRKKETTRSTDTDESTEPNNKSEMVAEKKLGPVEDYDLIKCRDAEKKKIDWKNKILLSPLTTVGNLPFRRICKEYGADITCGEMALAPKILQGAHEEWALVKRHESENIFGVQLCGNNPGVLTRCAQLLNKEIDIDFVDLNLGCPIDLIYRQGGGSGMLNRLNVLETVIKSVSQVLSIPLTVKTRTGVYIDKPIAHNLIPKFREWGASMITVHGRSREQRYTKLADWEYIDRCAQAAHPVPVFGNGDILSYDDYQRVQDTYTNAQGITIGRGALIKPWIFTEIKERKLIDISSSERFDILKKYANYGLEHWGSDTRGVETTRRFMLEWISFLHRYIPVGILERPPQRINERPPFYRGRDDMETLMASSNCADWIKLSEMLLGKVPEGFHFLPKHKANAWNTNRG, translated from the exons ATGGCGGCGTATACTGAAAAATGTACGGATGAATGTTCCTTCGATTACAGCGAGGATAAACAGAAAGGAGTGTGTTTGATCAAAGCGGA GTACATTCTTGAGGATCATGTCAGACTTTCGAAGGAGGAGACAGAGAGTGACAAGAAGTCTGCGAGCAATGCGGATAATGCAGAGGAAGATGCAGTGGCGGTTGACGAGCCTCCGCATAAAAAGCTTAAGAATGATAAGAAGGAGAAGCACAGGGGTCAGAACAAGGCCAGACCTGCTCCGTTTAAAGCGCAACGTCAGGTCAACCTGTGTCCCCGGATAGCTGACCAAGCGGTGGACGAACCGGAGAGAAAATGTGATAACGAACACTGCACGTTTCTGCATGATAGAATcgagtatttaaaaataaagcCAGACGACATCGGGACAGAATGTTATCTGTTTAATCTGACTGGCAGGTGTCCCAGAGGTGCTGCCTGTAGAGTGGGCTCGAAACACTTGACAGAGGATGGTTTGAATATCGTGGACACAGAGAAGGAGAAGGAATTCAAGAAAAGGCCCCCTTCCACTAAGAATCATTTGGCCAAAGACCTTCAGACGCTACTAAGAAAGCATAAATACAACTTCTACAAAGCTGAGAAGATCGTCAAAGTGAATGGACCATCCAGGAAGAAAGAGACTACGAGATCCACAGACACGGACGAATCAACCGAGCCTAATAATAAATCCGAGATGGTCGCGGAAAAGAAGCTTGGACCAGTGGAGGACTACGATTTGATAAAATGTAGAGACGCGGAGAAGAAAAAGATAGACTGGAAGAACAAGATATTGTTGAGCCCGCTGACAACGGTGGGAAATCTGCCTTTCAGAAGAATCTGCAAGGAGTACGGGGCTGACATCACCTGTGGGGAGATGGCGCTAGCTCCAAAGATACTGCAAGGAGCACACGAGGAATGGGCACTGGTGAAAAGACACGAATCGGAGAATATATTCGGCGTACAGCTTTGCGGCAACAACCCGGGTGTACTGACGAGATGCGCGCAATTATTGAACAAAGAAATCGATATCGACTTCGTCGATCTGAATCTGGGCTGCCCTATAGACTTAATCTACAGACAGGGCGGCGGCAGTGGGATGCTGAACCGCCTGAACGTACTGGAAACAGTGATAAAGTCTGTCAGCCAAGTCCTAAGTATTCCTCTAACTGTAAAAACCAGAACAGGTGTCTATATCGACAAGCCGATCGCCCACAATCTGATACCGAAGTTCCGCGAATGGGGCGCATCCATGATCACT gttcacggaaggtcaCGCGAACAGAGATATACGAAGCTGGCTGACTGGGAGTACATAGACAGGTGTGCTCAGGCAGCGCATCCTGTGCCAGTGTTTGGGAACGGCGACATTTTGTCCTACGATGACTACCAGAGGGTTCAAGACACGTATACGAATGCGCAGGGTATCACCATAGGTCGTGGCGCGCTGATAAAGCCGTGGATATTTACCGAGATCAAGGAGAGGAAGCTGATAGACATTTCTAGTTCGGAAAGGTTCGATATTTTGAAGAAGTATGCTAATTATGGCCTGGAACATTGGGGTTCGGATACTAGAGGGGTGGAGACGACGAGGAGGTTCATGTTGGAGTGGATCTCCTTCTTGCACAG GTACATTCCCGTTGGTATCCTAGAGAGGCCGCCGCAGCGGATAAACGAGAGACCTCCGTTCTATCGAGGTCGTGACGATATGGAGACCTTGATGGCTAGCTCGAACTGTGCAGACTGGATTAAACTATC AGAGATGTTACTAGGTAAAGTACCTGAGGGATTCCACTTTCTACCAAAGCACAAGGCGAATGCTTGGAACACGAACAGGGGATGA
- the LOC143218879 gene encoding putative sodium-dependent multivitamin transporter isoform X1 produces the protein MLNLGMAESPGLQWEDYLVVAVTLIVSVGVGIYYRFSGGRQKTIEEYFTASKSMGTVPVGMALVVSFMSAITLLGVSAENYTYGTQFVVINISYLIGTPLVCYGFLPVFYKLHATSVYEYLEKRFGVKARMMASFVYWMQLLLYSGVVLYAPALALEATTGISKTGSIIIIGLVCAFYSSIGGIKAVLITDLFQGILMFVAVFVIIATAASEVGGLDEIWRIAKAGHRIEFDSISADPTVRHTWWSLIIGGLCTFLSLYGVNQVQVQRLLTVKDMKAAQRALWIAWPILTVLSMATCFSGLAIYSKYQACDPLKQKKITSTDMLMPYYVMDTLSDKPGLPGLFIAGIFSAGLSTISAALNSLAAVTLEDYLKPAYRKFSGGDISLTASTTLAKFLAFLFGIISIALAFLAQLLGGVLQVSLTIFGVVGGPLLGLFTLGMLFETATETGSVISTAGSLVFLFWMAFGQPRPNAPTLPVSTEGCDANSTVFVMSQPAPLTGPTGDSSFFYLYRISYMWYGPIGFVLTVVLGLALSYLFKILLKETKSQQQDPYLYFPVIGNRIRRRQAMLETNECEIGKDTAKYMFSYNNAEHTDEVTSTKI, from the exons ATG CTCAATCTTGGTATGGCCGAATCACCTGGTTTGCAATGGGAGGACTATCTGGTAGTGGCAGTCACGCTGATCGTAAGCGTGGGCGTCGGTATCTACTACAGGTTCAGCGGTGGTCGCCAGAAGACTATAGAG GAATACTTCACAGCTAGCAAATCGATGGGCACCGTTCCTGTTGGAATGGCGCTCGTGGTGTCCTTCATGTCCGCCATCACCTTGTTAGGCGTCTCTGCTGAGAACTACACGTATGGGACACAATTCGTAGTAATCAACATATCCTACTTGATAGGAACGCCGCTGGTGTGTTACGGATTTTTACCAGTATTTTACAAGCTCCACGCGACAAGCGTTTACGAG TATTTAGAGAAACGCTTCGGAGTAAAAGCTAGGATGATGGCTAGTTTTGTGTACTGGATGCAGTTGCTTTTGTATTCTGGTGTTGTGCTGTACGCGCCTGCTTTAGCGTTAGAAGCAACGACAGGAATCTCTAAGACCGGCAGTATTATCATTATCGGACTAGTTTGCGCCTTCTACTCGAGCATAGGAGGCATCAAAGCGGTATTGATCACAGACTTGTTTCAAGGTATACTTATGTTCGTCGCTGTTTTCGTTATTATCGCTACAGCTGCCAGCGAAGTCGGAGGACTGGATGAAATTTGGCGTATAGCCAAGGCTGGCCATAGAATCGAATTTGACAG TATCTCCGCAGACCCAACGGTTAGACATACGTGGTGGTCTCTGATCATTGGCGGCTTGTGCACGTTTCTATCGCTGTACGGCGTAAACCAAGTACAAGTGCAACGTTTATTGACAGTGAA AGACATGAAAGCAGCGCAAAGAGCACTTTGGATAGCATGGCCAATTTTAACTGTACTCTCAATGGCTACGTGCTTCTCAGGATTGGCGATATACAGCAAATACCAAGCGTGCGATCCACTGAAACAGAAGAAAATAACGTCGACCGACATGCTGATGCCGTATTACGTTATGGATACTTTATCCGATAAACCTGGCTTGCCGGGTCTCTTTATAGCAG GTATCTTTAGTGCCGGCCTCAGCACAATTTCTGCGGCGTTGAATTCCTTAGCCGCAGTAACGTTAGAAGATTATTTAAAGCCTGCGTATAGGAAATTCAGTGGCGGCGATATTTCTCTCACAGCATCGACAACCCTAGCTAAATTCCTTGCTTTCCTGTTTGGGATTATTTCTATTGCTTTGGCGTTTTTAGCTCAATTATTGGGTGGCGTACTACAG GTCAGCCTAACTATATTTGGCGTGGTAGGGGGTCCACTTTTGGGACTCTTCACGCTAGGAATGCTGTTCGAGACAGCGACAGAGACTGGATCTGTGATTTCTACGGCTGGTTCCTTAGTTTTTCTATTCTGGATGGCTTTCGGCCAACCGAGACCAAACGCCCCAACATTGCCAGTGTCCACTGAAGGCTGTGATGCAAACTCCACGGTGTTCGTCATGAGCCAACCTGCTCCGTTGACTGG GCCGACAGGTGACTCGTCCTTCTTCTACCTCTACCGGATTTCATACATGTGGTATGGTCCGATCGGGTTCGTGCTCACAGTGGTGCTAGGGCTGGCGCTTAGCTACCTCTTCAAGATTCTGCTGAAAGAAACAAAGTCGCAACAGCAGGATCCGTACCTGTACTTTCCTGTGATAGGGAACCGTATTCGTCGCAGACAAGCAATGCTGGAGACGAACGAGTGCGAGATAGGGAAAGACACTGCGAAGTATATGTTCTCTTACAACAACGCTGAGCACACGGACGAAGTGACCAGCACGAAAATATAG
- the LOC143218879 gene encoding putative sodium-dependent multivitamin transporter isoform X2 encodes MAESPGLQWEDYLVVAVTLIVSVGVGIYYRFSGGRQKTIEEYFTASKSMGTVPVGMALVVSFMSAITLLGVSAENYTYGTQFVVINISYLIGTPLVCYGFLPVFYKLHATSVYEYLEKRFGVKARMMASFVYWMQLLLYSGVVLYAPALALEATTGISKTGSIIIIGLVCAFYSSIGGIKAVLITDLFQGILMFVAVFVIIATAASEVGGLDEIWRIAKAGHRIEFDSISADPTVRHTWWSLIIGGLCTFLSLYGVNQVQVQRLLTVKDMKAAQRALWIAWPILTVLSMATCFSGLAIYSKYQACDPLKQKKITSTDMLMPYYVMDTLSDKPGLPGLFIAGIFSAGLSTISAALNSLAAVTLEDYLKPAYRKFSGGDISLTASTTLAKFLAFLFGIISIALAFLAQLLGGVLQVSLTIFGVVGGPLLGLFTLGMLFETATETGSVISTAGSLVFLFWMAFGQPRPNAPTLPVSTEGCDANSTVFVMSQPAPLTGPTGDSSFFYLYRISYMWYGPIGFVLTVVLGLALSYLFKILLKETKSQQQDPYLYFPVIGNRIRRRQAMLETNECEIGKDTAKYMFSYNNAEHTDEVTSTKI; translated from the exons ATGGCCGAATCACCTGGTTTGCAATGGGAGGACTATCTGGTAGTGGCAGTCACGCTGATCGTAAGCGTGGGCGTCGGTATCTACTACAGGTTCAGCGGTGGTCGCCAGAAGACTATAGAG GAATACTTCACAGCTAGCAAATCGATGGGCACCGTTCCTGTTGGAATGGCGCTCGTGGTGTCCTTCATGTCCGCCATCACCTTGTTAGGCGTCTCTGCTGAGAACTACACGTATGGGACACAATTCGTAGTAATCAACATATCCTACTTGATAGGAACGCCGCTGGTGTGTTACGGATTTTTACCAGTATTTTACAAGCTCCACGCGACAAGCGTTTACGAG TATTTAGAGAAACGCTTCGGAGTAAAAGCTAGGATGATGGCTAGTTTTGTGTACTGGATGCAGTTGCTTTTGTATTCTGGTGTTGTGCTGTACGCGCCTGCTTTAGCGTTAGAAGCAACGACAGGAATCTCTAAGACCGGCAGTATTATCATTATCGGACTAGTTTGCGCCTTCTACTCGAGCATAGGAGGCATCAAAGCGGTATTGATCACAGACTTGTTTCAAGGTATACTTATGTTCGTCGCTGTTTTCGTTATTATCGCTACAGCTGCCAGCGAAGTCGGAGGACTGGATGAAATTTGGCGTATAGCCAAGGCTGGCCATAGAATCGAATTTGACAG TATCTCCGCAGACCCAACGGTTAGACATACGTGGTGGTCTCTGATCATTGGCGGCTTGTGCACGTTTCTATCGCTGTACGGCGTAAACCAAGTACAAGTGCAACGTTTATTGACAGTGAA AGACATGAAAGCAGCGCAAAGAGCACTTTGGATAGCATGGCCAATTTTAACTGTACTCTCAATGGCTACGTGCTTCTCAGGATTGGCGATATACAGCAAATACCAAGCGTGCGATCCACTGAAACAGAAGAAAATAACGTCGACCGACATGCTGATGCCGTATTACGTTATGGATACTTTATCCGATAAACCTGGCTTGCCGGGTCTCTTTATAGCAG GTATCTTTAGTGCCGGCCTCAGCACAATTTCTGCGGCGTTGAATTCCTTAGCCGCAGTAACGTTAGAAGATTATTTAAAGCCTGCGTATAGGAAATTCAGTGGCGGCGATATTTCTCTCACAGCATCGACAACCCTAGCTAAATTCCTTGCTTTCCTGTTTGGGATTATTTCTATTGCTTTGGCGTTTTTAGCTCAATTATTGGGTGGCGTACTACAG GTCAGCCTAACTATATTTGGCGTGGTAGGGGGTCCACTTTTGGGACTCTTCACGCTAGGAATGCTGTTCGAGACAGCGACAGAGACTGGATCTGTGATTTCTACGGCTGGTTCCTTAGTTTTTCTATTCTGGATGGCTTTCGGCCAACCGAGACCAAACGCCCCAACATTGCCAGTGTCCACTGAAGGCTGTGATGCAAACTCCACGGTGTTCGTCATGAGCCAACCTGCTCCGTTGACTGG GCCGACAGGTGACTCGTCCTTCTTCTACCTCTACCGGATTTCATACATGTGGTATGGTCCGATCGGGTTCGTGCTCACAGTGGTGCTAGGGCTGGCGCTTAGCTACCTCTTCAAGATTCTGCTGAAAGAAACAAAGTCGCAACAGCAGGATCCGTACCTGTACTTTCCTGTGATAGGGAACCGTATTCGTCGCAGACAAGCAATGCTGGAGACGAACGAGTGCGAGATAGGGAAAGACACTGCGAAGTATATGTTCTCTTACAACAACGCTGAGCACACGGACGAAGTGACCAGCACGAAAATATAG
- the LOC143218570 gene encoding sodium-coupled monocarboxylate transporter 1, whose translation MSSRLFVLFLFLAVSSAEQRTQDYVDEKCMQDHPVLLYFFSWVDYVVLASMLLISCLIGTFYGFFSKKQETSDDFLLGGSSMGTFPMAMSLAASFITAIELLGNPAEMYAQGTQFWMTCLAFLLVVPITSHLYLPVYMKLRLTSSYEYLNLRFDRHCRLLASGLYMLQMILYTSVAVYAPALALSHVTGLNTYIAVTLVYVVCIFYASQGGMKAVIMTDTFQAAVLLGSLFLIAGYGLAWQGGFAPVWDVNQASGRMEFFNMDARPTVRHSFWSVVIGGTVYWTSMFCSNQASVQKYLSVETIGQVRTALWVSAFGMIIIYSVNFLTGMVLYSTYKDCDPLSVGYISGQDQLLPLYVMNFMGNLKGVPGFFVAGIFAASLGTVASALNSLAAITCEDILQGVFKINLPASKGAIYARWISACFGALSFLLVFVVERLGSVLEVALSFNGMVGGITLGLFSLGMFVPWANGKGAISGAITSLGIVLWIGLGAQITVLNGQIHLDSKPVSIDACPCINSTDIDTFKADYVDDVPAIYKISYLWYSAIGCLLTMLVGVAVSYVTGFQNPADIDQDLLCPLIASMCRMKTKPSANNVQGAMNFGLELDDEKSKVDNCKSPK comes from the exons ATGTCGTCACGTCTGTTCGTCCTGTTTCTCTTCTTGGCGGTGTCCTCGGCGGAACAAAGGACGCAAGATTACGTGGATGAGAAATGCATGCAGGATCATCCTGTTCTCTTGTACTTCTTCTCGTGGGTGGACTACGTGGTGCTGGCTTCCATGTTGCTCATCTCCTGCCTGATCGGCACATTCTACGGTTTCTTCTCGAAGAAGCAAGAAACCAGCGATGACTTTCTGCTCGGCGGCTCCAGCATGGGCACTTTCCCCATGGCGATGTCCTTGGCAGCCAGCTTCATCACGGCCATCGAGCTCCTGGGGAACCCCGCCGAGATGTACGCACAG GGGACGCAGTTCTGGATGACCTGCCTGGCGTTCCTCCTGGTCGTCCCGATCACCTCGCACCTGTACCTGCCGGTCTACATGAAGCTGCGACTGACCTCCAGCTACGAGTATCTGAACCTCCGCTTTGACCGGCACTGCAGACTACTCGCCAGCGGGCTGTACATGCTGCAGATGATCCTCTATACGTCCGTCGCGGTGTACGCACCCGCGCTAGCTCTAAGTCATG TCACTGGTCTGAATACTTACATAGCAGTCACTCTAGTCTACGTAGTCTGTATCTTCTACGCCTCGCAG GGAGGGATGAAAGCTGTTATAATGACGGACACATTCCAAGCGGCGGTCCTCCTAGGTTCCCTGTTTCTGATTGCTGGCTACGGTCTAGCCTGGCAGGGTGGCTTTGCTCCTGTCTGGGACGTGAACCAGGCGTCGGGACGCATGGAGTTCTTCAACATGGACGCCAGACCCACCGTTAGGCACAGTTTCTGGAGCGTGGTGATCGGTGGGACCGTGTACTGGACCAGCATGTTCTGCAGCAATCAGGCTTCCGTCCAAAAGTACCTCAGTGTGGAGACCATCGGTCAAGTCAGAAC GGCGCTGTGGGTGTCTGCCTTCGGCATGATCATCATCTACTCGGTGAACTTCTTGACTGGAATGGTGCTCTACAGCACTTACAAAGACTGTGATCCCCTATCGGTTGGCTACATCAGTGGCCAGGACCAGCTGCTGCCACTCTACGTGATGAACTTCATGGGAAATCTGAAGGGTGTGCCTGGCTTCTTCGTTGCTGGGATCTTTGCTGCCTCGTTGGG GACTGTGGCCAGTGCCCTGAATTCCCTGGCTGCGATCACTTGCGAGGATATTCTCCAGGGAGTGTTCAAGATCAACTTGCCGGCCAGCAAAGGCGCTATCTATGCCAGGTGGATCAGTGCATGCTTTGGCGCCCTCAGCTTCCTCTTGGTCTTCGTCGTGGAACGACTTGGCAGTGTTCTTGAG GTCGCCTTGTCCTTCAACGGCATGGTCGGAGGGATCACCCTGGGACTATTCTCCCTGGGTATGTTCGTCCCTTGGGCAAACGGCAAGGGTGCAATCTCGGGAGCTATCACCAGCCTGGGAATCGTCTTGTGGATTGGCCTAGGGGCTCAGATAACAGTTCTCAATGGGCAGATCCATCTGGATAGCAAGCCGGTCTCGATCGACGCTTGCCCCTGCATCAACAGCACCGACATCGACACCTTTAAGGCCGACTACGTCGATGATGTCCCCGCGATTTACAAG ATCAGCTACCTGTGGTACAGCGCGATCGGTTGTCTGCTGACCATGCTAGTGGGCGTTGCTGTCAGCTACGTAACAGGGTTCCAGAACCCAGCTGACATCGACCAAGATCTTCTATGTCCCTTGATCGCTTCCATGTGCCGAATGAAGACCAAGCCGAGTGCTAACAACGTCCAAGGCGCCATGAACTTCGGCCTGGAGCTGGACGACGAGAAGTCCAAGGTGGACAACTGCAAAAGTCCCAAATGA